CGACGGCCGCGCTAAGTAGGTCGCTCAGTTCCAGAAGGGCCGCGATGCGGCGCACCTCGTGGTCAACTACTGCTGCCGGCTGTCTGCGGACACGCAGGCCGAAGGCTAGGTTGTCGTAGACGGAAAGGTGCGTGAAAAGGGCGTAGTTCTGGAATACCATGCCCACGCCCCGAGCAGCCGGGGGTACTTCGTTCATCCGCACACCGTCGAAGCGCACTTCTCCTGCCGTCGGCGCCTCCAAACCTGCAATCATGCGCAAGATGGTTGTTTTCCCGCACCCAGATGGACCCAGAAGGCACACAAGCCTACCATGGGGAATCTCCAAAGAAACGCCGTCCACGGCCACGGTCTGCCCAAACTGCTTGCGCACCCCATCGAGTGTTATCGTGGCCATTACCTGACCAAACCGAACGTGAAACCGCGGACAAGGTGGCGCTGAATGACATACCCTGCGATGACCACCGGAAGGGAAGCGACGATCCCCAGGGCGGCCTGCGGCCCGTAGAAGCGCCCAACGGCTCCGGCGTAGTGACTGACCTGCACGGGCAACGTGATGGCATGCCGGCTGCTGAAGACCAACGCCAGAAGAAACTCTGTCCAGTTGAGGATAAAGACAAAGAGCGCAACGGCGGCGATGCCTCCCTTTACCAGCGGCAGGGTGATGGTAAACACCACACGCCAGCGGCTCGTCCCATCCAGAAGAGCCGCTTCCTCGATGTGGCGAGGCACACTGTCGATGAACCCTTTGAGCATCCACAAGGAAAAGGCTGTGGTGAAGCCCGTGTACATCAAAATCAGACCTATGCGGGTGTCGATCAGGCCCAGCATCCTGAAGTAGACAAGCAGTGGGACCGCGAAGGCCACTGGCGGAAACATGCGCGTGGTCAACACGGTCAGTGGTAGCAGCGGTCCGCCCACGCCGTAACGAGAAACACCATAGGCAGCGAAAAATCCAATGGTCACCGAAAGCACCGTCGCCAACGGAGCCACAATAAGGCTATTCACGAACGCCCGCGTCACCGGTTCCGCTGTCCGAGTCATCTCTGCAACGGGACCGATCGGGTTACCTACCTGGAAGAGAACCTGGTAGTTTGCCAGCGTGGGCGCTTCCGGAATCAACCGCGGCGGATATGCGACCCACTCGCGGGGCAGTTTGAAGGAAATGGACAGCGTCCAGGCCACAGGAAGCAGCACCAGCAGCGCCACCAGCGCTGCAGCCAGCCAGCGTGCGAGGTTGAAAAGCAGCCTCATGAGCGGATCTGCTGCCACTGCAGCGGCTGAGTAGCCAAACGCGTGAGAAGCACCACAATCATCAAGATGACAACAGCCATGGCGGCTGCGTAAGACAACTGACCGTACACGGCGCTGAGGAGGTAAATATACAGCGACACGCTTTCCGTAGCCGTACCCGGGCCGCCCCGTGTGATGATGAACACCAAGTCGAAGATCTTGAACGCCTCCAAGGCCCTGATGATGATGGCAATGAGAATAACAGGGCGTAGCAGGGGAAGGATGACCAGCCGAAAGATCTGCCAGGAGCTGGCGCCCAATGTCATCGCTGCTTCCTGGGGCTCCTTGGGCAGCGCCCCCAGACCGGAGTAGAGAATCAAAAACATGAACGGTGTCCACTGCCACACGTCTGCAAGGACGATTACACCCAGCGCCGACACAGGGGAGGCGTACCAGTCAATAGACACGCCGGGCCCGAATACGCGGCCGATGACATAGTTTACGGGCCCGCGCTCCAAGAACAGTAAGTAAAAGACCAGCCCGACCACCACCCAAGGAAGCATCATCGGGTAGAGGATGATGGACGTAAACAATCGCTTCCCGAAGAAGTCACGTCGGAAGAGTAAGGCCAGTCCCAGCCCCAGGAGAAACTCGAGCGACACGGCGGTCGCAACAATGGCTCCCGTCCGCAGCAAGGCCTCCAAGAAACGCCGGTCCTGGACGATCCGCGCGTAGTTGCCGAGTCCGATAAAAGGAGCCTCCCACCAGTCCACACCCATGATCGGCTGCCAGTTGACCACGCTGAGGTACAGCACGATTAAGGTGGGAATGATGAGGAGAAACCACAAGAGGAGTTGCAAGGGAGCGACGAGCGCGAGCCTGAACACCCGCTCCTCATTCGCTGTGGCAGCGAATGTCTTCATGTTCCTCCTTCGTGGGGCATACTGGAGATGCTCCCCCCGACGGATGCGGCTGAGCGCAGCCTTCGAATTGCCATGGCTGCCTCCAACCTGGTCCGCATCCACAATCCGACAGCCGCGAAAGCGTAAGCCAACCCGGCAAGCAGGGCGGACAATGAGCCGCGCCTACACCACCGAATGGCCACGACCAGCCAGCACTTCGCCTCACCCTGCCGAGGACGGAGTTGCTCCTCGATGAACTGCCGTTGTGAACATCGTGCTAGGACGGGAACCTCCCCAGCTTCTTCCACAACTCTCGAATCGGCGCGGGATACCCTTGTCGTTCGCTCCGCCAGGCTTCAATCTGACCCAGTCGTCCCAGGCGGTCCGTCGTCTTCTGCCATTCAGCCTCAGTATCCTTCAGCGCCTGCTCAGGAGTCTTTTTGCCAGCGAAGGCCTGTTGCAGATTGAGATTTAGCTTGTCGAGATATTCGTTGGCTCCACGGAGCGAGAGGTCAGGAAAAGCACTCTGCGCACTTTCCAGCAGGACCGGCAGGAGCTCGGCACCATAGGCCTTCCTCATTTGTTCCGCCTCGAACCATGGCTTGCGGAACGGGTCCAGGGTGCCCACACGCGCGATGGCATCAAGTCCCGTCTCAGGACCGGTAAACCACTGGACAAAGCAGTACGCCGCCTCCGGGTTCTTCCCGTAGCGAGAGATGCTGAAGCTCCAGCCAACCACGTGCGGAACAGCCCGGATGAGCTCACCGTCGTGCATGGTACCTGGCACGGCCATGGTACCCACCTTGCCGGCGATCCTGGAGTGAGCCGGATCCTCCGCGAACTTCCCCAATGACGGCCAAGCCCACGCAAAGAACACTGCGCCCTGAGGGAACCTTGAGTAGGCGACCGTCCAGTCGCCCGTCACCGCCTCCGGCAGCATGTGGTTGCGCACCAGGCGTACTTGTTCCTCCAGGGCGGTCACGCCTTCCTCAGTGGCAATCGTGGGGTCCATGTTGTCGTTGAAGTAGGCGCCACCCTTAGAGACAAACCGCGACGCCCATGCCGTGTAGGCAAAGTAGCGCTCCGCATACATGTGGGCCCCACGGACGCCTTGCTCGGGACGGTCGAAGAAGGCAACCCACTCGTCGAACTCCTTCCAGGTCTTGGGGACCTCCAACGGCCGCCCATACCTGTCCTGGAAGCGCTTCTGCTCCTCGGGATTGTCCATCAGGTCCTTGCGGTAGAAGGCGCAGAACGCATCGTTGTCCGCACCTACCGCGAAGCGCCGGCCCTTGTACGTGGTAGTGAACCGGTCGAGTGGAGGAACGTAGGCGCTCGGACCATGGTCAACCTCCGGGTCATAGCGGGCGTAGAAGTCTGTCAAATCCACTATCAGTCCGGCCTCTGCCATATCGGCAATCCAGTTGACGAAGGTGAGGAAGATATCGAAGTTCCCGGTGCGCACAACCGCTTCGTGCATGGCCTTCGTGTAAATGTCCGGCTCCGCCCCGACCTCAACGCTGACGAAGTTCAGTCCCGTGAGGCGATTCCACTCCTGCAGCGCGGGGACGATATTGTTGCGCTGCCCAGAATGATGCATAACGGCGAACGTCTCCCCCTCCTTGAGCCTCCCCGCGTCCTTGAGGGCCTTGATCCCGTTGAGAGCTCGCTCCTCGGGCGTGGCACCCGCGATACGGGCGTCGGTTTGTTGCGGTGCGGGTGCCTGTGGAGTGGGGAGGCGGCAGGCCGCCACCACAGACGAAGTAAGAACCAGCCCGCCAGCGGCGACCGCCGCCCGGATAGCCTCCCGGCGCGTCAACCTGAAGCCCTCCAGTTCGGTGCCCATGGACGCTCCTCCCTCCCATGGTGTCCTGTTATACGAAATAGTGTTTCTGATATCTACCAGATAGGGGGTTCGCATCCCAGTAGGCCAGATCCTGCTGGTGTCCCATTCTACGGGACTAAAAGGGAGGAGATACCATGAGGACGGCGAATACCGGATCCGAGGAAATCGGAGACGAGGTTCCGATGTACAAGACGAGCAACCGCTCTCGGTCCAATCCCTACGGCGTCCGGGCGGTGGAGCGAGCAATCGCCATCCTCCGGGCGTTTTCACCCGGTTCCCCGGAACTAGGGGTCACAGAACTGGCGCGCGCACTAGGTCTTCACAAGAGCACGGTGCACCGACTGCTGGCAACGCTGGAGCGGGGGGGCTTTCTCGTGCAGAACACCACCACGGGTCGGTACCGCCTGGGGTTGCCGCTCTTGGAACTGGGGAACCTGGTCGTCGCCAACATGGAACTGCGGCAGGTGGCTCGTCCGTGCTTGGAAGCCACCCACCGTGCTTGCGGGGAGACGGTTCACTTGGCCATTCTCGATGAGGGCGAAGTGGTCTATGTGGATAAGATCGAAACCACTCGGCCGGTGCGCATGTACTCCCAGGTCGGTCGGCGCGCCCCTGCACACTGTACCGGCTTGGGCAAAGTCCTCTTGGCCTCGCTACCGGCCAGCGCTCTCGATCAAGTCATCCAGCGGCGCGGGCTGCGGGCCTATACTACACGCACGCTGACCTCGGCAGACGCTCTACGCAACCACCTGGCGGTCGTCCGCAAGCGCGGCTACGCGGTGGACTGCGGTGAGCACGAGGAACTCGTACGTTGTGCTGCTGCTCCGGTCTTTGACCACACCGGCCACGTGGTGGCAGCGGTGAGCATCGCCGCGGTGGGGGTGGATGTGGACTCACCCCGCTTCAAGGAGTACATCACCCTAATCCGCAGATGCGCACGTTCCATCTCCGACGCGCTAGGTTATGGCCGCGCCACAGTCCTGACGGCGAGAGGCACGCATGCGGATCGGTTCGTTTCTGGCATCTGAAGGCCCCAGTTGGGGATTGGTCGAAGACGAACGAATCATTGACGCCCCCCGACTCTTGGCGGCTGCCGGCTACGCCCCAACCACAGATGTCCGCACATTCCTCGCAGGTGGTGGGACCGCGGAACAACTGGCGCTGGCCGTCCGCCGCGGGATCCCCAAGAACGCGGTGTATCCCCGCTCCGCGGTGCGTCTCCGTGCCCCCCTACCCAACCCATCCAAGATTGTGTGCATCGGGCTGAACTTTGAGGACTACCGCCAGCTTTTGGGACTGGAGTACCTGCCTGTGCCACAGCTCTTTCTCAAAGCACCGTCAGCAGTGGTGGGACCAGACGATCCAGTAGAGATCCCAGAGGGTTACGGCACGGTGTTTCACGAGTTCGAAGTCGGCGCGGTTATCGGCCGTCGGACGAAGGGGGCAACCGCCGCCCAAGCGGAAGAGGCGATCTTCGGCTACACCATCTTCAATGATCTGGTCCTGCACGACATTGAACTGCTGAGCCGTGAGTACCAGCAGTGGGCCAAGAACTGTGACACGTTTGCCCCAATGGGGCCGTGGATTACGACGGCCGAGGAGTTCCCTGTCCACGGCGCCCGTATGGTCCGACGTCGCAACGGCCGGGTGGAGGCCGAGTCCAGCACGAAGCGAATGCGCCGGCAGTTTCCCGAGTTGATCAGATTTGTCTCGACCTTCATGACCCTGGAGCCGGGCGATCTAGTGACGTCGGCTTCGCCGCCCGCCGGGCCCTTCGCTCCCGGGGATGTTATCGAGGTGGAAGTAGAGGGGATCGGCGTCCTGCGCAATCCCGTAGTATCGGGGTGCGTGGATCGACAGTACGCTCAAGCCCTGGGCTTGTGAGTGGGTGAGCCCCGCCATACCCGCCCAGGAAGCCGAACCGAGAGGACAGGGCCGTGCCTGATGTGGTTACCTTGGGCGAGACGATGTTGCGACTCTCTGCACCCCCTGGTGTGGCCTTGGAATCCGCTCCTTATTTGATGGTCCATGTGGCCGGCGCCGAATCCAACGTGGCGATCGCTCTGAGCCGGCTAAACACCAGCACAGGGTGGATCTCGCGGCTCGTGGACAACCCACTCGGTCGACGGATCCACAACGAAGTCCGCTCCCACGGCGTCGACGTCTCCCGGGTTCTCTGGACACGAGGGGAGAGGGTTGGCACTTACTTTGTGGAGCTCGGTCGCCCGCCGCGTTCGGGACGCGTGATCTACGATCGCACCGGGTCGGCGATGACGACCATCGATCCTGAAGAGGTGGACTGGACGTACGTCCGCAGCGCGCGTGTCGTGCACCTCACCGGCATTACGCCCGGGCTGAGTCCTTCCTGTCTCGAGTTGGTGATGCGGGCCCTGCAGGAGGCCAGAGCCGGAGGGGCCATCGTCTCGTTCGACGTGAACTACCGGACCCGGCTGTGGACCCCAGCCGACGCCGCAGCGATCCTCGCGCCTTTGGTGCGTCAGGTCGGGATCCTGATTTGCACGGCGGACGATGCCCGCCGCGTGTTTGAGATTGCCAGCGACGTGGCGGAGACGGCCCAGGCTCTACGAGACCGCTTCCAGGCAGACGTCACGGTGGTGACCAGCGGAGGTCGCTTTGCGGCTGCGGACGCCAGCCGGACCTATGAGCGTGAAGGTTATCTTGTGGATCCGCTGGACCGAATCGGTGCGGGAGACGCCTTCGCCGCCGGCTTCATCCATGGATTCCTCACCGATGGGGTGGAGCAGGGCCTGACCGTCGGAGCCGCGCTGGCGGCACTGAAGCACACATTTTACGGCGATACGGCCTGGGTATCCGCAGAGGACATCCAGACGCTCGTCACCGGAGAGGAGATGTGGCGGTAGGAGGCCGCGATGAGGGTCAAAGATCGGGTCGCGATTGTCACGGGTGGGGCGATGGGCATCGGAAAAGGGATTGCCACAGTGCTCACGCGTGAAGGGGCCAAGGTGGCGATAGTCGATATTGACCAAGAGGAAGGGGAGCGCACGGTCGCCGCCTTAATGCGCGACGGAGCGCAGGCAATCTTTTTGCGTGCCGACGTCGCCGATGAAGAGCAGGTGGCCGCTATGGTGAAGGCTACGGTGGAACACTTCGGCTCGTTGGCCATCCTAGTGAACAACGCAGCGATCGGCATCTACACTCCGGTGCACGAGACCACACTGGAAGCGTGGGAACGCTGCTTACGGGTCAACCTCACAGGTCCTTTCCTCTGCGCCAAGTACGCCCTGCCCCATCTGCGCAACGCCGGACGAGGGGCCATTGTGAACATCGCCTCTGTGCACGCCTATCAGAACGTGGGTGGCACCGCTCCGTACGCTGCCAGCAAGGGAGGTTTGGTCGCCCTGACCCGTGTCATGGCGATCGACTATGCGCGTGAGGGCATCCGGGTGAATACCGTTTGCCCCGGTTGGATCTACACACCGCTGATCGAGCGAATCTTCCGGGAGTCAGGCGACTTCGAGGGCATGAAGCGCGCCGTCACGCAGCGCCAGCTCCTGGGGCGCCTGGGGACACCCGAGGACATCGGATACGCCGTTCTCTACCTAGTAAGCG
The DNA window shown above is from Armatimonadota bacterium and carries:
- a CDS encoding sugar ABC transporter permease — encoded protein: MKTFAATANEERVFRLALVAPLQLLLWFLLIIPTLIVLYLSVVNWQPIMGVDWWEAPFIGLGNYARIVQDRRFLEALLRTGAIVATAVSLEFLLGLGLALLFRRDFFGKRLFTSIILYPMMLPWVVVGLVFYLLFLERGPVNYVIGRVFGPGVSIDWYASPVSALGVIVLADVWQWTPFMFLILYSGLGALPKEPQEAAMTLGASSWQIFRLVILPLLRPVILIAIIIRALEAFKIFDLVFIITRGGPGTATESVSLYIYLLSAVYGQLSYAAAMAVVILMIVVLLTRLATQPLQWQQIRS
- a CDS encoding sugar kinase, giving the protein MVTLGETMLRLSAPPGVALESAPYLMVHVAGAESNVAIALSRLNTSTGWISRLVDNPLGRRIHNEVRSHGVDVSRVLWTRGERVGTYFVELGRPPRSGRVIYDRTGSAMTTIDPEEVDWTYVRSARVVHLTGITPGLSPSCLELVMRALQEARAGGAIVSFDVNYRTRLWTPADAAAILAPLVRQVGILICTADDARRVFEIASDVAETAQALRDRFQADVTVVTSGGRFAAADASRTYEREGYLVDPLDRIGAGDAFAAGFIHGFLTDGVEQGLTVGAALAALKHTFYGDTAWVSAEDIQTLVTGEEMWR
- a CDS encoding carbohydrate ABC transporter permease, which encodes MRLLFNLARWLAAALVALLVLLPVAWTLSISFKLPREWVAYPPRLIPEAPTLANYQVLFQVGNPIGPVAEMTRTAEPVTRAFVNSLIVAPLATVLSVTIGFFAAYGVSRYGVGGPLLPLTVLTTRMFPPVAFAVPLLVYFRMLGLIDTRIGLILMYTGFTTAFSLWMLKGFIDSVPRHIEEAALLDGTSRWRVVFTITLPLVKGGIAAVALFVFILNWTEFLLALVFSSRHAITLPVQVSHYAGAVGRFYGPQAALGIVASLPVVIAGYVIQRHLVRGFTFGLVR
- a CDS encoding fumarylacetoacetate hydrolase family protein, encoding MYPRSAVRLRAPLPNPSKIVCIGLNFEDYRQLLGLEYLPVPQLFLKAPSAVVGPDDPVEIPEGYGTVFHEFEVGAVIGRRTKGATAAQAEEAIFGYTIFNDLVLHDIELLSREYQQWAKNCDTFAPMGPWITTAEEFPVHGARMVRRRNGRVEAESSTKRMRRQFPELIRFVSTFMTLEPGDLVTSASPPAGPFAPGDVIEVEVEGIGVLRNPVVSGCVDRQYAQALGL
- a CDS encoding IclR family transcriptional regulator yields the protein MRTANTGSEEIGDEVPMYKTSNRSRSNPYGVRAVERAIAILRAFSPGSPELGVTELARALGLHKSTVHRLLATLERGGFLVQNTTTGRYRLGLPLLELGNLVVANMELRQVARPCLEATHRACGETVHLAILDEGEVVYVDKIETTRPVRMYSQVGRRAPAHCTGLGKVLLASLPASALDQVIQRRGLRAYTTRTLTSADALRNHLAVVRKRGYAVDCGEHEELVRCAAAPVFDHTGHVVAAVSIAAVGVDVDSPRFKEYITLIRRCARSISDALGYGRATVLTARGTHADRFVSGI
- a CDS encoding glucose 1-dehydrogenase, whose translation is MRVKDRVAIVTGGAMGIGKGIATVLTREGAKVAIVDIDQEEGERTVAALMRDGAQAIFLRADVADEEQVAAMVKATVEHFGSLAILVNNAAIGIYTPVHETTLEAWERCLRVNLTGPFLCAKYALPHLRNAGRGAIVNIASVHAYQNVGGTAPYAASKGGLVALTRVMAIDYAREGIRVNTVCPGWIYTPLIERIFRESGDFEGMKRAVTQRQLLGRLGTPEDIGYAVLYLVSDESAFVTGTSLFVDAGLTAQLETW
- a CDS encoding extracellular solute-binding protein, translated to MGTELEGFRLTRREAIRAAVAAGGLVLTSSVVAACRLPTPQAPAPQQTDARIAGATPEERALNGIKALKDAGRLKEGETFAVMHHSGQRNNIVPALQEWNRLTGLNFVSVEVGAEPDIYTKAMHEAVVRTGNFDIFLTFVNWIADMAEAGLIVDLTDFYARYDPEVDHGPSAYVPPLDRFTTTYKGRRFAVGADNDAFCAFYRKDLMDNPEEQKRFQDRYGRPLEVPKTWKEFDEWVAFFDRPEQGVRGAHMYAERYFAYTAWASRFVSKGGAYFNDNMDPTIATEEGVTALEEQVRLVRNHMLPEAVTGDWTVAYSRFPQGAVFFAWAWPSLGKFAEDPAHSRIAGKVGTMAVPGTMHDGELIRAVPHVVGWSFSISRYGKNPEAAYCFVQWFTGPETGLDAIARVGTLDPFRKPWFEAEQMRKAYGAELLPVLLESAQSAFPDLSLRGANEYLDKLNLNLQQAFAGKKTPEQALKDTEAEWQKTTDRLGRLGQIEAWRSERQGYPAPIRELWKKLGRFPS